The following is a genomic window from Paenibacillus thiaminolyticus.
GGTCCGCAGCGTCAGAGCCAACAGCAGCACGCTCGTATCCGAGTAGCCAAGCACCCATTTGGCCTTCGCCTGGTCATAATCAATCTGATCGACAATCTCGATGAGCAGCTCGCCGCCCCAAGGCGGAATGATGATGCCGATCTCGTCGTCCTGCATCATGCGGTTGAACTCCTCGGCCCGCTGCCGGGCAGGGGCTGACTTGGCTGTGTCCTGGGTCCATACGGTATCTCCCCATACAACCCGATACCCTTGCTTCTCCATGCGGGCGCGCGCTTGATGAAGCAGATCATGCAGTGCTGCCGGCACGCCCGAAGATGGCGCCGTTACGCCAATCGTGCTATCGTTCCTCAATGGCGGATATGTAATCATTCCATTTCCCCCTATCTGTGATTGACCTTGAACATCAGGCTCTGTTCCCGCTTGCCTTCGATAAAAATGAATTCGTCTGGACTATGTGATTGCAAGCGACACGGTGTCGTTTTGTATTGTGATGTGATTGGAAAATTGAGGAGTGGATGATGATGAAGAAATTATACGCCATTGCGCTCGTCTTGACTATCCTGGGATTAGCCAGATGCGGATATCGATTCGCTGGAGGCGTCGCTGCTTCGCTACGACAGCGGTACGGGCATCCATCAGGATAAGCACGACGAACGGCTTCAGGCCCTATTTCCGTCCAATAGATGCGGCGAAGCCCTTCCGTGCAGACATGACTCGCGACTTCCTTGCCCGAGTCCTTGCAAAGAGGGGCTTCGTGTTCCTTTATTTGTCATTCGCCAATAACTTCATCAGATTGCGCTCGTTAATTCCGCCCTGCATGAATTGGAACCTCGCTCCGCTCAGGCGCTGTGCGCGGTCGATGATCTGCCCCAGATGGTATCCGGTATGCTCCACCAAATGATATACATCCGCCATATCGAGCCGCTCCACATCGAGTTCACCCGCCACATACCGGGAAGTAAGCCCCTTCCACTCGCCGAACGTTTTCGTCGTCCGGCCTCGCAATTCATTCACTTCGATGCCCTCATCCGGAAAATAATTCTCTATCCCGCCAGCGGCAGCATGGCCGAGATTCGAATATCGTTCAATATGGCGCTGTACATGCTCCCCAATATGAAGTACGATGCCGCCGATGGAATTGGCATGCCCGGATTCCGTACGCCATACGTCATCGGTGCTTAACGCATGCAAGGCCGCATCCAGCTTCGGCATATAATGATCGCACATGCGATGCAATGATATGCGAATGAAGCGGCGATGGGCGTCCTCCACTGGAATCCCTCCTATCGAGATTTGCTGGTTCATTGCTAATCCGTTCCTCATCCCCTCCATTGATCTCCCTTTTGGGATGGAATCGGTCATCGAGTGTAGCAGTTATCCAGGTGAAGCCGATGTAAATTGCTGCGAAAATAATTGAATCCGGAGTATACCGTCATACCAACCGCTGCAGCCATCACGCTATAATCGATTGTGCCGTGAAGCTGTGAAGGGAGCGGCATTCGGCTGTTCACCATGACGATAACGACCGCCGCAACCTGCAGCACAAGCTTCCATTTGCCGTATCGGTCTGCTGCAAGAGCAATGCCCTGCGCCGAAGCAACGATGCGGAGTCCCGTCACGATAATCTCCCTGCCAATGATGATGACGGCCATCCAGGATGGAATCAGATGATGCTGCACGAGCATAATGAGCGCTGCCGAGATGAGCAGCTTATCCGCCAGCGGATCCAGCAGCTTGCCGAGATTCGTAATCTGATTGTATTTACGCAGGGTAAGTCTGATAGAACAGCAAAAATAGCGGAATCAAACCTATTCTTGCCAGCGTAATACGATTGGCCAGATTCATAGGGCCCCCCTCGCCTTTCACGACATAAAATCGCGCAATTTACGCATGCCATCCTCTTCACCGTATGACTCCTATCAACTTTTGCTCAATGTCGAATAGTTCAGGATTGCTTTTCAAATACACGATGCGTATATTGCTGCCGCCAATCTGCATCAGAGAACGATCCTTCTCGATCTCATTCAGTGCATTATGCAGGACCGGGGCGGCCTCGTTCGCAATCTGGTCATCTACATATTCGAAGAGATAGACCACATCGTCGCTTCCCTCTATCCGATAGGCCGCTTGCCTGACGGCGTCCGTA
Proteins encoded in this region:
- a CDS encoding CDP-alcohol phosphatidyltransferase family protein — encoded protein: MLDPLADKLLISAALIMLVQHHLIPSWMAVIIIGREIIVTGLRIVASAQGIALAADRYGKWKLVLQVAAVVIVMVNSRMPLPSQLHGTIDYSVMAAAVGMTVYSGFNYFRSNLHRLHLDNCYTR